The DNA sequence AGGGGTCAGGTTGACCGAGGAGAAGCGCAACTGGGCCTGGGCCGGCAATCGCGAGAACGAGCGTGTGCCCCCGGAAATCGATCCGAGCAAGCCGAGCGTGGCCCGGGTGTACGACTTCATGATCGGCGGCAAGGACAACTTCGCCGTCGACCGTGAGGTCGCCCAGAAAATGCTGCAGATCGCCCCCGAGGCCCCGTACAACGGCAAGGCGAACCGCGCCTTCCTGCGGCGGGCGGTGACCTACATGGCCCAGGAGGCGGGCATCCGGCAGTTCCTCGACATCGGCTCGGGCCTGCCCACCGTCGGGAACGTGCACGAGGTGGCCCACGAGGTCGACCCCTCGATCCGGGTCGTGTACGTGGACAACGACCCGATCGTGCTGGTGCACGGCCGGGCGATCCTCGCGGACAACACGACCACCACGGTCGTCCAGGCCGACGTCCGGGAGCCGGAGTCGATCCTCGAGAACCCCGAGGTGCGGAAGTTCATCGACTTCCGCGAGCCCGTCGGGCTGCTGTTCGTCGCGATCCTCCACCACCTGAAGGACGAGGACGACCCGGCCGGCCTCGCCGCCCGGTTCTACGAGGTCCTCGCCCCCGGCAGCCACGTCGCCATCTCGCACTTCTGCAACCCCGGCGACCGGCACCCGGGCGCGTCCCGGCTCGCGGTGGAGTCCGAGCGGGTGTTCGCCGAGAACCTCGGCACCGGCCGGTTCCGCACCCCCGAGGAGATCCAGGGCTTCTTCGGCGACCTGGAGCTGATCGAGCCGGGCCTGGTGCCGCCGCTCGACTGGCGCCAGGACCCGGAGACGGTGGCCGGCATCCTGCCGCCCAACCGCGACCTCTACCACTGCATCTACGCGGGCGTCGCCCGGAAGAACTGAGGTACGCCCGGCCCGGCGGCGGCCCCCCTCGGGAGGCCCGGTCAGGAGGCGCCGCCGGTGACCGTGCTCTGCACCTCGCCCACCGGAACGTCCACCGTGGCCGAGGCGCGGACCGGCGCGTAGCCGATCGGGCCGACGGGCCGGGTGGCGGTGACGTTCACCTGCCACAGCGTGGTGACGGTGAGCTCGTACACGCCGCGCGGCCGGTCGGCCGAGGCGCGCAGGTAGCGGACCCCGCAGGTGAACTCGCCACCCTTGGTGTAGGGGCGTCCGGTGCCGCCGCACCCGTCGCGCACCTCGGCCCGGTCCCAGGTGGTGCCGGGATCGATCTCGATCCGGGTGCGGGTCGCGGTCACGGTGGCGCTCATCACGCCGGGCAGGGTCGCGGTGACCGAGCGGGTGGCCCCGCCGGGGTCGGTCAGCCACACCCAGGTGGGCAGGTTCACGTAGCTCCTGGTCCGCGGGCTGAGCCGTACCCGGGGCTCGGGCACGGTGAGCGCGGCGCGGGCCACGTCGACGAGCTCGCGGACGGTGACGCCGCCCTGCGGGACGGTGCCGTTCGGCACGAACAGGAAGGCCTCCAGCTTCGACCGGCAGGCCAGGGCGTCCGGGTCGAGGTGGTTGTACGCGGGCTGCCACCACATGCCGTCCTGCCCGATGCGCTCGCGGAACCGGTCGAGGAATCGCTGCCACTTCTCCTCGGTGGCGCCCGGGGTGTGGTGGAACCAGTAGTGGCGCAGGGCCTCCTGGGTCTTCAGCATCTCCTCGGGCGTCTTCGACGGCTCGTACCAGCAGGGGCGGCGCAGCCGGTAGCCGTCGCTCCTCCCGCGGCGCAGGCCGTCGCCGGACAGCCGGATGCGGGAGTTCGTCAACTGCACTCCGGCGGTACGGCCGCGCTGGAAGCCCTCCCCGGTCACGCCCGGCGGCCTGGTGGCCCCGGACCCGGCGCGCCCCGGGTCGGGCGCGGCGGCGTGCGCGGGCCCCGGCGACCCGAGGAGGACCGGCAGCGGGATCAGGGCGGCGGCCGCGAGCGCGGCACGCCGCAGCGGGTTCGCTCTCATCGCAGACACCCCTTCGCACGCTCGTCGGGCTGCTCGGCGTAGTGGAGCACCGTGACCCGCCAGACGCCGTCCTCGCCGCGCCGTACCCCGGCCGCCTGGAAGTGCACGGCCTGCCCGGGCCTGGTCCAGTCGGGCTGGTCGGCGAGGGCACGGCCGGTCGCGGCGTCGGTCACCCGCACCCCGGATCGGTCGATGCACGCGTCCACCTCGGCGCCGGTGCCCTGCACCGAGGCGACCCGCAGGCCGTACAGGCGGACCGTGCCCTTGGCGGCCATCGCGCCCTCGGCGTACGCCCGCACCCACGCGTAGCCGTGGAAGCGCGCGGGCTCCTCGAGGGTCTCCAGGTAGGAGCGGTCCTTGCCGCTCGTCGCGATCGCGCCCCAGATCTTCGTGACGTAGTCGCGGTACGCCCGCACCATGGCCGCGTGCTCGGCGGACAGGCCGCCGGGCCACTCCACGACGACCTCCATGCCGGGCGCGGAGCGCACCCGCTCCACCCGCGGCCCGGACCCGGCCGGTGTGGACGGGCCCGCCGACGCCTTCGGGGCGGCGTCCCCGGTGGCGGTCGCGCCCGGCGCCGGGCCGTCTCCGGGGACGAACGTCTCCTCCTCGTCCGCCGCGCAGCCGGCGGCGAGCAGCGCAGCGGTCGCGGCGAGAGCCGTCCATCGCAGGCGGGTACGGACCGGGCGGGTGCGGCTGCCGGGGTGCGGAGGCCGGCCTGCCACGGTTCGGCGGAGCACTGCGGTACCCCTTTCTCTCGTGCCCGTTCGTCACGCCGACGGCAGCGAGTGCAGGCGCCAGGCGGGCAGCAGCTCGTCGATGAGGGCCTCGGTCTCCGGGGCCATGCCGATCCCGTACGGGTGCGAGGCGGCCCGCCGGTGGAGGCTGTCGACCACGGCCCGCAGCCGCGCCGTGTCGCCGGTGGCGTGGACGGCGCGCAGCAGCGCGCGCCACAGGTTCTCGTCGTCGGCGGCGAGCAGCAGCCCGGCCCGCACCGCCCGCACGGCGCGTTCCGGGTCGCCCTGCGCCAGCCGGATCTCGCACAGCCGCAGCGCCGCGTCGGCGACGGCCGCGGTGACGTCGTACTCGAGGTCGTCGGCGGCGAGCCAGGCGTACCGGCCCTCCGGGCGGTCGGCGAGCAGCGGGCCGCGCACCAGGTCGAGCGCCTGCTCCAGCAGCGCGGCCTGGTCGGGGCCGTCGCCGCGGGCCCGCCGGGTGAGCGCGACGAACATCTGCCAGTCGGTCTGCACCTCCGGGCCGAGGCGGAGCCTGCCGGAGGCGTCGGTGTACAGGTGCGGGCGGCCGGTCCGGTCGGTGCCGAGCCAGCGGGCCACCCGCTCGAAGGTGGCGTCCCGCACCGACTGCTGCACCCCGCGCGGCCACAGGATGCCGCCGAGCACGACCGGGTGCACGCCGCCGGGGTGGGTGGCGAGGTAGACGAGCATCTCGTGCACCAGGTCGGCGCGGCCCTCCTCGAGCGGCCTCGCCGGGGTGATCTCGATGGGGCCGAGGATGCGCACCTCGATCGAGGCCGGTCCGGCGGGCGGCGGCACGTTCGCCGCCGGGATCGGCTCGCCCTGCTCCCGCCGTGCGGTGCGGAACAGGTCGATGACCGCGTCGTAGTGGCGGCGGGGCAGCAGCTGCGCCCGCGCCTCCAGGCCGAGGGCGTCCACGCGCACGGTGCGGTCCTCGTCGATCGCCCAGGTCCACGCCGCGTACGGCACCGCGCCCGCGACCACGTACCCGGCGGCGGTGCGGATGCCCGCGCGGGCGAGCATGGCGAGCCGCCGCGCCTCGTAGGCGTCCGGCCGCAGCGCGGACAGCAGGTAGTGCGGCGGCCACGCCGGGTCGGTGGCGCTCGCGGCGATGCGGCCGGTGAGCACGTCGCCGGGGCCGGGGAGGTGGGCGGCCCGGGCCTCCAGCTCGGGCAGCGCCTCGGCGAGCGAGCTCACGTGGCGCACCCGGTCCGGGGCGATCATGGTGAGTTCCTCGCCGAAGCCGACGAGGGTGATGCGCATGCCGTCGGACCAGCGGTTGGTGGCGAGCTCGACGGCGAGCGCGGCGAGCGCCTCGGTGGTGTGGGCGCCGATCACCGAGATGAGCCCGTACGCGGCCTCGAGGTCGACCATGATCCGGCCGCTGGCGTTCGTGCCGAGCGAGACGAGCCCCGGGTACGGCGCGGCGACGTGTGCGAGCGCCTGCTCGTCGATGCGCCTGCCCTCGTGCGCGGCGAGCCGCCACACCTGGCCGCCGTCGAGCGCGGTCCACGGCTCGGGGGCGTCCGGCTCGGGCGGGTGGATCCACAGGTCGATGCCGTAGCGGGACAGGTGGGCGGCGTAGATCGTGGGCGGGGTGCGGCCCTCCTCGGCGAGCCGGCGGCCGAGCAGCCGCAGCCCGAGGTCGAGCAGGCGGCTGCCGGGCGCGTCGGAGCCGAGGCGCAGCGCGACCTCGGCCTCGGCGGCGTCGCCCTGCGGGCGGGGGATGCGGTGGCCGAACGCCCGGTGCCACAGCTGCTCCCGGCGCCGCCGCCCCAGCGCGGCGAGCACCCCGGCCGCGACGAGCGAGCCGGTGGCGAGGTAGTCGAGCAGGTCCGGCCACGGCTCCCGGGCCCCGCTCGCGGCCTCCCCGGCGTCGTTCGCGGCGCCGTCCTCGGTGCCGGCCCCCGTGGCTCCCTTCTCCGCCCGCGCCTTGGCCGCCGCCTCGGACCCGGCTCCGGCGCGCGTGCCGCTCCCCGCGCCCGGCCGGTCGCCCGGCCGCTCGGCCGCCCTTTCGCCGGAACGTTCCCCCGGCCCGGTCTCGGCGTCCGCGCGCCCGGCCGTACCGTCGCCGCCCGACGCGCCGCCCGCCTCGGCCGCGTCCCCGCGCACCGACCGGCCCGCGGCGTCGGCCGAGCCGCCGGGGTCGATGTGGGTGGTGCGGCCGTCGCTCTCGGCCGGCCTGCCGGGATGGTTGCGCAGCGTCTCGGCGGGATCCTGGTCGGCGGGCACGACGTGCACGTTGACGGCGTCGTCCGGCATCTCGAGCACCCAGCCGGGCCGGATCAGGTCCGCCATGCGCAGCCGCGACCCGTCCGGCTGCACCTTGTCCCGGTTGAGACGGAAGATCTCGGGGTAGCGGCGGCCGTCGCCGAGACACTTCTCGGCGATCTCCCACAGGCTCTCGTGGTGCCGCCCCTCCGGCGGCTGCACCACGTACACCTTCCTGACCTTGCGCGCGCCGAGCGGCGGCCGGACCTGCTGGAGCGCAGCGCGCTCCTCCTTGCCCGCCTCGGCAGCGGCGGCGGTCGCCGCGGGGCGGAGCGGCGCGGCCGATCCCGAGCCGATGATCGGCCCGGCCACCGTGGAGACCGCGAACAGCAGCAGGACCGCCGAGACGAGCCGGTTCGCCAGGGCCTGGGTGCCGCCCGCGAACGGCACCCGGGCGGGCATGCCGACCCGGCGCACGCCCGCGTACACCTCGACGATCACGCACAGGACGAGCTGGGCCCAGGCGAGCCAGACCACCAGCACCAGCAGCGCGACGATCATCTCCGGGCCGACGCGCCGGGTGAGCAGGTCCGGGTTGAGCAGCTCCCCGGTCAGCGGCGGGCCCGCGTACCGCAGCAGCGCGAACGGGACGCCGCCGAGCAGGGCGGCGAGCAGGACCAGCGCCCCCAGCCCGGCGAGCACGTCCCCGGCCGAGCGCCCGGCCCGGATCCGCACCGGCCGCCGATCGCCCGGCGGCGCCCCGCCTCGGTGCGGCGCGGACCTGTATGGCGCGCCCATGGCGTCTCCTCCCCGTTCTCCCTGAGTCGTCTCAGCGTCGTCGCAGCGCCCTCCGTGCGCCGATCACCGCCCGGGCCCGGGCGGACCCGTGCGGCGGCCCGTCCCGGCGCACGGCTCCGGCCCACCGCGCCGCTCCCCCGCGCGTCACGGCGTCCCGCCCCCGTCCCCGGCGTCGGGCGCGGCGGTGGCGCTCGCCTCCATCTCGTCGCCCGCGAAGCCCAGCGCGGCGAGGAACATCGCGCTCCACCGCACCCGCACCGCCACGGTCACCTCGGTGGCGCCGACCTCGCAGCGGGACATGCGCGCGCCGTCCTCGCCCTGGGCGTCGACGATCTCCTGGGCGCGGCGGCACACCGCGTCCTCGTCACCGCGCAGCACGACCCGGTCGGTCTCGTGCAGCCGGTCGACGTCGATCTCGTCGGCCGCGGCCCGGGCGCCCTGCTCGGCGATGTCCGCCGCCCGCAGCCGGGCGTTGATCGCGGCCCCGCCGTCCACGAGGAGCCCGGCGAGCAGGAACACCGCCGCGGCGAAGACCACGGTGAACACCGCCATCGAGCCGCGGTCCCGCCCGCCGCGGGCCCGCCGATCGGGTCGGAGCGCGCTCACTCCACCCTCCGCAGCCGCTCGATCGGCACCACCGCTCTGCCGGTCATCTCGCGGGTCGCCCCGAAGCCGAGGAAGCCCAGGTCGAGCTCGCAGGTGACGGTCGCCACCACGGCGCCGCCCGGCCGCCACCGGGCGTCGTCGAGCTCGACCCGCGGCGCGCAGTCCCGGCCGAGCGCCGCCTCGGCCGCCTGTCGCGCGGCGGCCTGCGCCTCGGCGAACGTGCGCCGCACCGAGGCCGCCCGGGCCGCGTCCCGCGCCGCGCCGTTCACCTCCCCCTGCGCCTCGACGACCCGGCCGGCGCCGACGAGGAACAGCAGGAAGAGCACGAACACCGGGGCGAGCAGCACCGTCTCCACCGCCATCGAGCCCCGCTCGCGGGCCTCCGGCGGTGTGCGGCGGCACCGGGCGGGCGCGGTCATCCGCACCCCTCCGTGCCGTCGTCCGGGCGGAAGCACTCGACCGGCCCGCCGAACCGGGAGGTGACGGTGAAGGTGAGCGCGGGCAGCAGCGGGATCACCTGGACCGCCGATCCGGTCACCTCGACGCCGCGCAGGTCGCCCTCCTCCCAGGCCCGCACCCGGACGTCGGCGAGCAGGCGGGGGCCGACCGAACGCACGATCTGCTCGGCCTTCGCCTCGGCGTCGTCCTCCCAGCCGGTCTCGCCGCCCGCCCGCGCGACGCGCGCCCCCTCCCGCGCGGCGGCGTCCGCGACCTGGCGGCCGTGGAACCAGAGGGCCACCTGCACGATGAGCAGCACGATCGCGAGCACGACCGGCATGATCATGGCGAGCTCGACCACGGTCGCGCCGCGGTCGCCGCCCGCCCGGTCGCCCCGCTCCGGGCCGGTACGGCCCGCGGCGGGGGCGGTGGCACGACTACCGGCCGGCGTCGCCGCCGGAGCGGTAGCCACCGCTGCCTCCTCCGTTGAAGGCGTTCTCGATCTCGGTCTGCCGCTCCTCGACGAGGGTCCGGATCAGAGTGGCGAGGCCGAGCGCGACGCCCGCGATGATCGCGGTGATCAGCACCCATTCGACCGCGGAGGCCCCCTTGGACGGGGCGTTACGCGCCCGGTCGAGCCGTACGCTGAGCAGGATCAGCAGGTAGGACAACCACGGCGGTGGGGTGAACATCTAGACTCCCAACATCTTCATCGCAGCCGGAAAACTCAGGAAGACCAGGAACCCGGCGCACAGCAGGAGCTGGGCGACGAGCATCGACTGGGACCTCTCGCCCGCCTGTCCCTCGATCTCGGCGAGCTCGCGGCGGCGCAGCGTCGCGGCGCGGGCGCTGAGCGACGCCCGCACCTTCGCCCCGTCGTCGGCGACGAGGGCGAGCGCGGCCGACAGGTCGCGCAGCTCGTCGACGTCGATCTCGTCGCCGAGGCGGCCGAGCGCCTGCCACGGGGTGATGCCGACGATCCGGGCGTTGCCGAGCGCCTCGCGGATGCGGGCCATCGCCCAGTTGCCGTCGTCGCCGACCGAGACCGCCATCATCAGCGCCTCGGGCACGCCCCGCCCGCCCGCCAGGTTCATCGCGACCAGGTCGAGGAAGGCGCCCACGGCGTGCCGGAAGTCGCGCCTGCGCGCCGCGGCGTCGCGCCGTACCTGCAGGTCGGGCAGGAAGAAGAAGACGACGGCCGCGAGCACGGCGGTCCACAGCGGCACCTGCGGGGAGAAGCCCCAGCCCAGCAGGGCCAGCCAGCCCGCCAGCAGCGGCGAGAAGAGCAGGCCGGAGGCGGCGAGCAGCGCCTTGGTGGCGAGGAAGCCCTCGAAGGAGCGGCCGAGCAGCGCCAGGTCGGCCCGGATCGACCTCACCTCCCAGCCGCGGGCGGCGTAGAACCGGGCGAGCCGTTCGCCGAGGCCTCGCCGGAACGCGCTGAGCCGCTCGTCCGTGGCGACGAGCCGGGTGCGCGGCCCGGAACCGCCCTCGCCGCGGGCCGCGTCGAGCGCGCCGATCCGGGCGACGAGGCCGGGCCGCGCCGGGAAGAGAGCGCGGATCAGCAGGAACACCCCGAGGCCCAGCATCGCCCCGAACAGCGCCGGTTCAGCCATCGCCGCTCCTCGTCGCCGGGCCCGCGAGCAGGCGGGCGGGCTTGTCGAACCGGGCGAGCCGCCGCATCCACGCGAATCCAGCGCCGAACAGGGCGGCCACCACCACGAGCACGGCCTGGCCGAGCAGGCCGTCGTACTCGCTCACGTACGAGGGGTTGAACAGCACGAGCAGGGCCGCGAAGAGCAGGGCAGCCCCGACCACGATCTGCACGCTGCGCCGGGTGGCCCGGCGTTCCGCCTCGACCTTGCGGCGCACGTCGAGCTCCTCGCGGGCCGAGGCGGCGAGCGCGGAGAGCACCTCGCGCAGGCCGGGGCCGCGCAGCCGGGAGTTGAGGATGAGCGCGGCCACCACGAGGTCGGCGGAGGTGTCGTCGAGCTCGTCGGCGAACTCGCGCAGCGCCTCCGGCAGCGGCATACGGGTGTGCAGCCGGTCGACGAGCGCGCGCAGGTGGGGCCTGAGGGTCGGGGCCGCCGCGCGCACCGAGGCGGGGATCGCCTGCTCCAGCCCGGCCGCGCCGGCGATGGTGTCGCGCAGCGACTCGGTCCACGCGGCGAGCGCCTCCAGCTTCCGCATCGCGAGGCGTTCCTCGGCCGCGCCGCCGGCGAGGCCGCGCCAGGCGAGCACGAGCAGCACCGCACCGGCCGCCGCCACCGGCCAGCCGGTGACGACGAGCACGAGCCCGCCGGCGACGGTCGCCACCGCCGCCCGGGTGGACAGGGCGTCCAGCGTCCGCCGCGGGTCGCGCCGCCGCCCCGGCCGGGCCGGCCGCGGCGGCAG is a window from the Thermopolyspora flexuosa genome containing:
- a CDS encoding TadE/TadG family type IV pilus assembly protein, which encodes MATAPAATPAGSRATAPAAGRTGPERGDRAGGDRGATVVELAMIMPVVLAIVLLIVQVALWFHGRQVADAAAREGARVARAGGETGWEDDAEAKAEQIVRSVGPRLLADVRVRAWEEGDLRGVEVTGSAVQVIPLLPALTFTVTSRFGGPVECFRPDDGTEGCG
- a CDS encoding type II secretion system F family protein encodes the protein MIPATLFDPLVMLAGAAVGGGLFLLGLALYGLPPRPARPGRRRDPRRTLDALSTRAAVATVAGGLVLVVTGWPVAAAGAVLLVLAWRGLAGGAAEERLAMRKLEALAAWTESLRDTIAGAAGLEQAIPASVRAAAPTLRPHLRALVDRLHTRMPLPEALREFADELDDTSADLVVAALILNSRLRGPGLREVLSALAASAREELDVRRKVEAERRATRRSVQIVVGAALLFAALLVLFNPSYVSEYDGLLGQAVLVVVAALFGAGFAWMRRLARFDKPARLLAGPATRSGDG
- a CDS encoding TadE/TadG family type IV pilus assembly protein; this translates as MTAPARCRRTPPEARERGSMAVETVLLAPVFVLFLLFLVGAGRVVEAQGEVNGAARDAARAASVRRTFAEAQAAARQAAEAALGRDCAPRVELDDARWRPGGAVVATVTCELDLGFLGFGATREMTGRAVVPIERLRRVE
- a CDS encoding type II secretion system F family protein, whose translation is MAEPALFGAMLGLGVFLLIRALFPARPGLVARIGALDAARGEGGSGPRTRLVATDERLSAFRRGLGERLARFYAARGWEVRSIRADLALLGRSFEGFLATKALLAASGLLFSPLLAGWLALLGWGFSPQVPLWTAVLAAVVFFFLPDLQVRRDAAARRRDFRHAVGAFLDLVAMNLAGGRGVPEALMMAVSVGDDGNWAMARIREALGNARIVGITPWQALGRLGDEIDVDELRDLSAALALVADDGAKVRASLSARAATLRRRELAEIEGQAGERSQSMLVAQLLLCAGFLVFLSFPAAMKMLGV
- a CDS encoding Flp family type IVb pilin, with translation MFTPPPWLSYLLILLSVRLDRARNAPSKGASAVEWVLITAIIAGVALGLATLIRTLVEERQTEIENAFNGGGSGGYRSGGDAGR
- a CDS encoding SAM-dependent methyltransferase, yielding MTEEKRNWAWAGNRENERVPPEIDPSKPSVARVYDFMIGGKDNFAVDREVAQKMLQIAPEAPYNGKANRAFLRRAVTYMAQEAGIRQFLDIGSGLPTVGNVHEVAHEVDPSIRVVYVDNDPIVLVHGRAILADNTTTTVVQADVREPESILENPEVRKFIDFREPVGLLFVAILHHLKDEDDPAGLAARFYEVLAPGSHVAISHFCNPGDRHPGASRLAVESERVFAENLGTGRFRTPEEIQGFFGDLELIEPGLVPPLDWRQDPETVAGILPPNRDLYHCIYAGVARKN
- a CDS encoding BTAD domain-containing putative transcriptional regulator; translated protein: MGAPYRSAPHRGGAPPGDRRPVRIRAGRSAGDVLAGLGALVLLAALLGGVPFALLRYAGPPLTGELLNPDLLTRRVGPEMIVALLVLVVWLAWAQLVLCVIVEVYAGVRRVGMPARVPFAGGTQALANRLVSAVLLLFAVSTVAGPIIGSGSAAPLRPAATAAAAEAGKEERAALQQVRPPLGARKVRKVYVVQPPEGRHHESLWEIAEKCLGDGRRYPEIFRLNRDKVQPDGSRLRMADLIRPGWVLEMPDDAVNVHVVPADQDPAETLRNHPGRPAESDGRTTHIDPGGSADAAGRSVRGDAAEAGGASGGDGTAGRADAETGPGERSGERAAERPGDRPGAGSGTRAGAGSEAAAKARAEKGATGAGTEDGAANDAGEAASGAREPWPDLLDYLATGSLVAAGVLAALGRRRREQLWHRAFGHRIPRPQGDAAEAEVALRLGSDAPGSRLLDLGLRLLGRRLAEEGRTPPTIYAAHLSRYGIDLWIHPPEPDAPEPWTALDGGQVWRLAAHEGRRIDEQALAHVAAPYPGLVSLGTNASGRIMVDLEAAYGLISVIGAHTTEALAALAVELATNRWSDGMRITLVGFGEELTMIAPDRVRHVSSLAEALPELEARAAHLPGPGDVLTGRIAASATDPAWPPHYLLSALRPDAYEARRLAMLARAGIRTAAGYVVAGAVPYAAWTWAIDEDRTVRVDALGLEARAQLLPRRHYDAVIDLFRTARREQGEPIPAANVPPPAGPASIEVRILGPIEITPARPLEEGRADLVHEMLVYLATHPGGVHPVVLGGILWPRGVQQSVRDATFERVARWLGTDRTGRPHLYTDASGRLRLGPEVQTDWQMFVALTRRARGDGPDQAALLEQALDLVRGPLLADRPEGRYAWLAADDLEYDVTAAVADAALRLCEIRLAQGDPERAVRAVRAGLLLAADDENLWRALLRAVHATGDTARLRAVVDSLHRRAASHPYGIGMAPETEALIDELLPAWRLHSLPSA
- a CDS encoding pilus assembly protein TadG-related protein; this encodes MSALRPDRRARGGRDRGSMAVFTVVFAAAVFLLAGLLVDGGAAINARLRAADIAEQGARAAADEIDVDRLHETDRVVLRGDEDAVCRRAQEIVDAQGEDGARMSRCEVGATEVTVAVRVRWSAMFLAALGFAGDEMEASATAAPDAGDGGGTP